The following coding sequences lie in one Leptospira hartskeerlii genomic window:
- a CDS encoding LIC10415 family protein, whose translation MDVQLTNLVSSAEKLLRDKRSSVPGKTGVPSEAQNAADKTEFSSSLTTRYLKVQETLGNLQEQLSKEQMKLGVLSEAKSTPKDDLINILFGETPLFRELVENPNQDLNQLKEQVQVKKDQLMDSIRKYEVESENVLSVGMLKNPENFRKSIENLSGKDIQMKQLSEKTIERLIQD comes from the coding sequence ATGGACGTTCAACTTACGAATCTAGTCTCATCAGCAGAGAAACTTCTCCGCGACAAGAGATCTTCCGTTCCAGGAAAAACGGGAGTGCCCTCGGAAGCCCAAAACGCAGCCGACAAAACCGAGTTTTCTAGTAGCTTAACTACTAGATACTTGAAAGTTCAAGAAACCTTGGGAAATCTCCAAGAACAACTTTCTAAAGAACAAATGAAACTCGGAGTACTGAGCGAAGCTAAGAGCACGCCTAAAGATGATCTAATCAATATTCTTTTCGGCGAAACTCCTTTGTTCAGAGAATTGGTAGAAAATCCAAATCAGGATCTAAACCAATTGAAAGAGCAGGTCCAAGTGAAAAAGGACCAACTGATGGATTCTATCCGCAAATACGAAGTGGAATCCGAGAATGTGCTCTCCGTCGGAATGCTTAAGAACCCTGAAAATTTCCGGAAATCAATAGAGAACCTTTCCGGCAAAGATATTCAGATGAAACAGCTATCCGAGAAAACGATAGAAAGACTGATCCAAGATTAA
- a CDS encoding efflux RND transporter periplasmic adaptor subunit translates to MQLKEILLNLYSNKIARLSIAGILLLLLGWWILRPKPLQVDIGKVEKGTYRQIVEEEGTTRVKEKFTLFSPVNGVLQRLEKHVGEKVDKGETVAIVRWDYDRKVKSPISGSILSIQRESEGPISMGAPILDIGNTSSLEIVCDVLTQDSTHIHPGDPVLIEGWGGEPFQGKVKLIEPAAFTKISSLGVEEQRVRTIIDIAPPSQMGDSFRVQAKIVSFSKDNVLILPTAALFREGENWAVFKVVKGKAQKTNVKIEARSGKSSLLTEGLQEGDEVVLYPTEEIQNGKRVK, encoded by the coding sequence ATGCAACTTAAGGAAATTCTGTTAAACTTATATTCCAATAAGATCGCCCGCCTCTCTATTGCCGGAATTTTGCTACTACTTTTAGGCTGGTGGATCTTACGACCCAAACCGCTACAAGTGGACATAGGAAAGGTAGAGAAAGGAACTTACAGACAAATCGTGGAAGAAGAAGGTACAACAAGAGTAAAAGAAAAATTTACCCTTTTCTCTCCTGTAAATGGAGTACTGCAAAGATTAGAAAAACACGTGGGAGAAAAAGTAGATAAGGGAGAGACCGTTGCAATCGTACGCTGGGATTATGATAGAAAAGTAAAGTCCCCGATTTCAGGAAGTATTCTGTCCATACAAAGAGAAAGTGAAGGCCCTATCTCCATGGGGGCGCCTATCCTAGACATCGGTAATACTTCTTCCCTTGAGATCGTATGCGACGTGCTTACCCAAGATAGTACCCATATTCATCCGGGAGATCCTGTTTTGATTGAAGGATGGGGAGGAGAACCTTTCCAAGGAAAAGTCAAACTGATAGAACCTGCGGCCTTCACTAAAATTTCCTCCTTAGGAGTGGAAGAACAAAGGGTCAGGACAATCATAGATATAGCTCCCCCTTCTCAGATGGGAGATTCTTTCCGGGTCCAGGCCAAAATAGTATCCTTTAGCAAAGATAACGTGCTAATCCTCCCAACAGCCGCGCTGTTCAGGGAAGGAGAAAACTGGGCGGTCTTCAAAGTGGTAAAAGGTAAGGCGCAGAAGACTAACGTGAAGATCGAAGCAAGAAGCGGAAAGTCTTCCCTTTTAACGGAAGGTCTACAAGAAGGAGACGAAGTGGTTTTATATCCTACCGAAGAGATACAGAACGGAAAAAGGGTAAAATAA
- a CDS encoding ABC transporter permease produces the protein MVKVLDKKALRELLAWKSQALTITLVIASGIAVYLTSLSAYDSLLVSRNNFYAEYSLSQGFVSLHKAPKSIILDISKVPGVSYAEGSIIEDIVLDFESESIPSGGRIVTLTEGLNRLALLQGRLPREKDETVISEAFSLANRLEPGSKLTAVLEGKKKILTVSGIALSPEYVYVFRPGGFLPDDKHYGILWMKKESVEEIFDMNGAVNDIVFDFAPNAEKNSVLKEVDLKLTSFGGLGSYDRDKLPSHSFLRDEFKQLKTTAYSIPMVFLGVAAFLLHIVSSRMISKQREQIATLKALGYGDRSIAFHYLKIILFICIIGSLLGIIFGYYLGTKMVGLYGDYYKFPNLKFLFDPRLAIQAVLIGIVSGMAGSLLSIRKATSLQPAQAMRPPSPENFSKSFLEEYWKDLPVIYRIAIRNLIRRPGRTLLFVLGVSSSVMIMVLGLFSRDTMNSILKIQFEDLQRDTVTLNFQNSISSDSILELTNKEGVLLAEGYRSVPIRIRYGNSSKEIVLTGMPENSSLRRLINEQGQNVPVPEDGILLNSGLAEKFGIRKGDKIQLEVLEGQRIKTEVEVTGIINEILGQGAYKEIQSLNRLLREGDQVNIAALWTDSSKEEALLNELKSYPKISGVSTRARTLKIFYELMSRSTLTTSLIIMIFACIISVGVVYNTALISLSERAFELGSLRILGFTKTEVFIILSGELTIVILASLPLGCLLGYFSGYGILNTVETEGFKIPLYVSPKTYVISVFTVLTTSVFSFWILYIKIRSLDLISILKVRE, from the coding sequence TTGGTAAAGGTCCTAGACAAAAAAGCCCTTCGGGAATTATTAGCATGGAAGTCCCAGGCTTTGACTATCACATTAGTGATTGCATCCGGGATCGCGGTGTATCTAACTTCCTTAAGTGCCTACGATTCCCTCCTGGTTTCCAGAAATAATTTTTACGCGGAATATTCGCTTTCCCAAGGATTCGTTTCTCTCCACAAAGCACCCAAATCTATAATTTTAGATATTTCTAAAGTACCGGGAGTTTCATATGCGGAAGGAAGTATCATTGAAGATATAGTTTTGGATTTTGAATCCGAATCAATTCCGAGTGGAGGAAGAATAGTCACCTTAACGGAAGGTTTAAACCGTTTGGCATTATTACAAGGAAGATTGCCTCGAGAAAAAGACGAAACTGTGATCAGTGAAGCATTCTCCTTGGCAAATCGATTGGAACCCGGTTCCAAACTCACTGCAGTTTTAGAAGGAAAGAAAAAAATACTGACCGTCTCAGGGATCGCACTTTCCCCGGAATACGTGTACGTTTTTCGCCCAGGCGGATTTCTACCGGATGACAAACATTATGGGATCCTATGGATGAAAAAGGAAAGTGTAGAAGAGATCTTCGACATGAACGGGGCGGTAAACGATATCGTATTCGACTTTGCTCCTAATGCCGAAAAAAACTCAGTCCTCAAAGAAGTGGATCTAAAATTGACCTCATTCGGAGGCTTAGGCTCTTACGATAGGGACAAACTTCCATCTCACTCCTTTCTTCGAGACGAATTCAAACAATTAAAAACGACTGCATATTCCATTCCAATGGTATTTTTGGGAGTAGCAGCCTTCCTTCTTCATATAGTCTCTTCCAGAATGATATCCAAACAAAGAGAACAGATCGCCACTTTAAAGGCGCTCGGATACGGAGATAGAAGTATCGCCTTCCATTATTTAAAGATAATATTATTTATATGCATCATAGGTTCTCTTTTGGGAATTATATTCGGATATTACTTGGGAACAAAAATGGTAGGGCTATACGGAGATTATTATAAATTTCCGAATCTAAAATTCCTATTCGACCCTAGATTAGCGATCCAAGCAGTATTGATCGGCATAGTTTCAGGGATGGCCGGATCTTTGTTGTCGATCCGTAAGGCAACTTCTCTTCAGCCTGCCCAAGCGATGAGACCTCCTTCTCCGGAAAACTTCTCCAAAAGTTTCCTAGAAGAATATTGGAAGGATCTTCCGGTAATTTATAGGATCGCCATACGAAACCTGATCAGAAGACCTGGAAGGACCTTATTATTCGTATTAGGAGTTTCTTCTTCCGTAATGATCATGGTCCTCGGCTTGTTCTCTAGAGACACGATGAACTCGATCCTAAAAATACAATTCGAAGATTTGCAAAGGGACACAGTTACATTAAATTTCCAAAATTCAATCTCGTCAGATTCCATTTTGGAATTAACGAATAAGGAAGGGGTCCTATTGGCAGAAGGATATAGATCCGTACCGATCCGTATCCGTTATGGAAATTCAAGTAAAGAGATCGTTCTAACAGGGATGCCCGAAAATTCCTCCCTTAGAAGATTGATTAACGAACAAGGGCAAAATGTCCCGGTTCCGGAGGATGGCATTCTCTTAAATTCCGGTTTGGCGGAAAAGTTCGGGATCCGTAAAGGAGATAAAATACAACTGGAAGTATTGGAAGGACAAAGGATCAAAACGGAAGTAGAAGTAACCGGGATCATCAATGAAATCTTAGGACAAGGAGCCTACAAGGAGATCCAATCCTTAAACAGATTATTAAGAGAAGGAGATCAGGTAAATATTGCCGCACTTTGGACGGACTCCTCCAAAGAAGAAGCCTTATTGAATGAATTAAAATCCTATCCGAAGATCTCGGGAGTATCTACGCGAGCAAGGACCTTAAAAATATTTTATGAACTAATGTCGCGAAGCACATTAACGACTTCATTGATCATAATGATTTTTGCATGTATTATTTCCGTAGGAGTGGTCTATAATACCGCTTTGATCTCACTTTCCGAAAGAGCCTTCGAATTGGGTAGTTTGAGGATCTTAGGTTTTACCAAAACGGAAGTTTTTATAATATTATCCGGAGAATTGACTATTGTAATTCTAGCGTCCTTGCCTCTCGGATGTTTGCTCGGTTATTTTTCCGGATATGGGATCTTAAACACGGTGGAAACAGAAGGATTTAAGATCCCTTTATACGTTTCTCCAAAAACGTACGTAATTTCAGTCTTTACTGTACTGACTACCTCTGTATTTAGTTTCTGGATACTATACATCAAAATAAGATCATTGGATCTGATCTCCATATTAAAGGTAAGAGAATAA
- a CDS encoding ABC transporter ATP-binding protein produces MKKSGKNDSKDPVFETVKLGKIYDMGQVKVPALNDINVRFFRSEFSVLLGPSGSGKSTLLNILGGLDSPSSGEILFNNKPLQVGQNEDLTEFRRKYVGFVFQFYNLIPSLTAEENVKLVTDISDNPMSPSEALELVGLTDRKDHFPSQLSGGEQQRVAIARAIVKRPEILLCDEPTGALDFKTGKIVLDAISKINKELGTTTIIITHNVSISSIADRVVEMRDGSIVSDKPNLHKTSTESLHW; encoded by the coding sequence ATGAAAAAATCCGGAAAAAACGATTCGAAAGATCCGGTCTTTGAAACCGTAAAACTAGGCAAAATTTACGATATGGGCCAAGTGAAGGTTCCAGCTTTAAATGATATCAATGTCCGATTTTTCAGGTCCGAATTTTCAGTTCTATTAGGCCCAAGCGGCAGCGGAAAATCCACCCTCCTAAACATATTAGGAGGATTGGATTCTCCTAGTTCCGGAGAAATACTTTTCAATAATAAGCCTTTACAAGTGGGTCAAAATGAGGATCTTACCGAGTTCAGAAGAAAATACGTTGGATTCGTATTCCAATTTTATAATTTGATCCCGAGCCTGACTGCAGAAGAGAATGTAAAACTTGTTACGGATATCTCGGATAATCCAATGTCTCCTTCTGAAGCGTTGGAATTGGTTGGCCTAACGGATAGAAAAGATCATTTTCCTTCTCAACTTTCCGGAGGGGAACAACAAAGGGTCGCAATTGCAAGAGCCATAGTCAAACGACCCGAAATACTTCTCTGCGACGAACCTACAGGTGCCCTGGATTTCAAAACAGGAAAGATCGTATTGGATGCGATCTCTAAGATCAACAAAGAGTTAGGCACGACGACAATCATAATCACACATAATGTTAGCATCTCTTCCATCGCAGATAGAGTCGTAGAAATGAGGGACGGATCGATAGTATCGGATAAACCGAATCTACATAAAACCTCTACTGAGAGTCTTCATTGGTAA
- a CDS encoding LptF/LptG family permease has protein sequence MQFSLPEIRPKEWIHRIKEEFFPPRILDKYVFSEFIKIFIGALITLGFLALMSSYSDIKGDMASSKGGKIHGWLFILFRLPQMLIQYILNIAILFSVSFTVGQFSANKELVAMMAAGISFRRIVAPIVAFSCVLWFAAFFLKQTVVAPLNARANEEHKMLKEGDQNTLVGVVYQKHFKGQEGFYYIYYYDTKEEEIKGGFNYICLTQEQTPDYLLVAQRAKFNYQKEVWILKGVEETKFDDDLQVVSVQKFAEKEYKLPEKPEYFKKLKGSVEEMNFFELSEEKENRIRKGLSYGDVDIAKHTLFAEPLLIVVLTLVGCASGFFTKRMAIVSSLGVSIGVALLYMVMDPSFKSLGENEVIPIWLASWITPILFLSGLYVIYKRLKV, from the coding sequence ATGCAATTCAGTCTTCCAGAAATCCGTCCCAAAGAATGGATCCATAGAATTAAGGAGGAATTTTTCCCTCCTAGGATCTTGGATAAGTACGTATTCTCCGAATTCATAAAAATATTTATCGGGGCTTTAATCACTTTAGGATTTCTGGCACTCATGTCTTCTTACAGCGATATCAAAGGAGACATGGCTTCCTCCAAAGGCGGAAAGATCCACGGCTGGCTTTTCATTCTATTCCGCCTCCCTCAGATGCTCATCCAGTATATCTTGAACATCGCCATACTATTTTCCGTATCTTTCACTGTGGGACAGTTTTCTGCGAACAAAGAATTGGTGGCAATGATGGCCGCCGGGATCTCTTTCAGAAGAATTGTAGCTCCGATCGTAGCATTCAGTTGTGTTCTTTGGTTCGCAGCATTCTTCTTAAAACAAACAGTTGTAGCTCCGTTAAACGCAAGAGCAAATGAAGAACATAAAATGTTAAAAGAAGGAGACCAAAACACTTTAGTCGGTGTGGTCTACCAAAAACATTTCAAGGGGCAAGAAGGTTTTTATTATATCTACTATTACGACACCAAAGAAGAAGAGATCAAAGGTGGATTCAATTACATCTGCCTGACACAGGAACAAACTCCTGATTATCTTTTGGTAGCTCAAAGAGCAAAGTTCAATTACCAAAAAGAAGTTTGGATCTTAAAAGGTGTAGAAGAGACCAAGTTCGACGACGATCTACAGGTAGTCTCCGTGCAAAAATTTGCGGAGAAGGAATACAAACTTCCGGAAAAGCCCGAATATTTTAAAAAGTTAAAAGGTTCCGTGGAAGAGATGAACTTCTTCGAACTTTCTGAAGAAAAAGAAAACCGGATCCGTAAAGGTTTATCTTACGGGGACGTCGACATTGCAAAACATACGTTATTTGCAGAACCATTACTGATCGTGGTATTGACCTTGGTAGGATGTGCCAGTGGATTTTTTACTAAAAGAATGGCGATCGTTTCTTCTCTTGGCGTTAGTATCGGAGTAGCTCTTCTTTATATGGTCATGGATCCTTCTTTCAAATCATTGGGAGAAAACGAAGTGATCCCAATCTGGCTCGCGAGTTGGATCACACCGATACTCTTTTTATCCGGACTATACGTAATTTACAAAAGGTTAAAAGTCTGA
- a CDS encoding HEAT repeat domain-containing protein gives MKKSAITLAILATLIFTVSVSAEKSTEDHIKALSSGSDQEKIEASLYLGDKKEKSAIPELINLLNRSNDPKVAVPAGIALGQIGEAGDSTIALKNKVISSDNGDIVYTALVSILNIVIKNEKAEDAAKEAVEFADKNRRSDEFVSDFLNVLTKKLKG, from the coding sequence ATGAAAAAAAGCGCCATTACGCTCGCAATACTCGCCACTCTTATTTTTACCGTTTCGGTTTCTGCCGAAAAAAGCACGGAAGATCATATCAAGGCACTTTCCAGCGGATCCGATCAGGAAAAAATCGAAGCTTCCCTTTATTTGGGAGATAAAAAGGAAAAATCCGCGATTCCGGAATTGATCAACCTTCTGAACCGTTCCAATGATCCTAAAGTTGCCGTTCCTGCTGGGATTGCTTTGGGTCAAATCGGAGAAGCCGGTGATTCTACTATCGCTCTAAAAAACAAAGTGATCAGCTCTGATAACGGAGATATCGTTTACACTGCTCTTGTTTCGATCCTGAATATCGTGATCAAAAATGAGAAAGCGGAAGACGCTGCAAAAGAAGCTGTTGAATTTGCCGATAAAAACCGCAGATCAGATGAGTTTGTTTCCGATTTCTTAAACGTTCTCACTAAAAAGTTAAAGGGTTAA
- a CDS encoding HesA/MoeB/ThiF family protein yields the protein MLSPEELSRYSRNILLNEVKRSGQEKLKKSVVTVIGAGGLGSPALLYLGAAGVGNIRIIDSDIVETTNLQRQIIFKHSDIGRSKSEASSENLRSLNPYISVESIQARLNKENAKDLLSGSDLVLEGSDNFDTKFLTNDICVGEKIPFVSAGVLRFEGMVMGVRPGKDACFRCVYENPPPLEHVPSCADAGVIGSMAGMIGTIQATESIQFLLNDFERDAGLFGRILQVDSKSMEFRTISTVRRKDCIVCGSLH from the coding sequence GTGTTGAGTCCGGAGGAACTGAGTCGTTATTCTCGGAATATTCTTCTAAACGAAGTTAAGCGTAGCGGTCAGGAAAAACTCAAAAAATCCGTAGTAACGGTAATAGGAGCCGGGGGTCTTGGATCTCCGGCTTTGTTGTATTTAGGTGCAGCCGGAGTAGGAAATATCCGCATCATAGACTCCGATATAGTCGAAACCACCAATCTACAAAGACAAATCATATTCAAACATTCTGATATAGGAAGGTCCAAGTCGGAAGCTTCTTCAGAAAATCTTAGATCCCTAAATCCTTATATAAGTGTGGAAAGTATACAGGCTAGACTAAATAAGGAGAACGCCAAAGATCTACTAAGCGGATCCGATTTGGTCTTGGAAGGTTCCGATAATTTCGATACTAAGTTTCTTACGAATGATATTTGTGTAGGAGAGAAAATCCCTTTTGTCTCTGCGGGAGTTCTTCGGTTTGAAGGAATGGTGATGGGAGTTCGCCCTGGAAAGGACGCATGTTTTAGATGTGTCTATGAAAATCCTCCACCTTTGGAACATGTGCCTTCATGTGCGGATGCAGGAGTGATAGGCAGTATGGCAGGGATGATAGGAACCATCCAGGCCACAGAAAGTATTCAATTTTTATTAAATGATTTCGAAAGAGATGCAGGTTTGTTCGGTAGAATTTTACAAGTAGATTCCAAATCCATGGAATTCAGAACAATCTCTACAGTCAGACGTAAAGATTGCATCGTATGCGGCTCGCTTCACTGA
- a CDS encoding LA_0442/LA_0875 N-terminal domain-containing protein: MRRLKNKIKAAIFFGCMVLSLTSIHPNDQVIYMKDGRVITAEIISQTAFKIVIKLPDGSTKEISKQDVKRVAFKEAKTPEPKDKTPVGPPTPTPEEITKQQEEDSKKQAVLDEKAEKRKKQIEEAKRNRIDIFLGTGSGTVNFQGANFYDNVIAIGSSLGQDSGKFEYPIEPKPKSGKAKSFEVRYSWNRFVGELGASSVASTATQNIIGIDGPTSGTFPKLIHGNYDVSMKHVYGNFSYSVYPHPKYDIRPVIGYHQFWTKTENSNSLAFGAGVAPLFTDQYFGTDPTSVAEGLKGFSYGVQYDIKFEKFEIRTGLHILQMKGYGTYDRQLNAYAPASAQTQAEDIDVYNKWVAKGAIIDLKFLYPWKYGVSFWMGLNSLSWTYTISSTALNVGNEGSGADPQNYVLGKLLFESLVGPGALKETKATTIQIGATYSYDFNK, encoded by the coding sequence ATGAGAAGACTTAAAAATAAAATTAAAGCGGCAATCTTCTTCGGATGTATGGTCTTATCCCTGACTTCCATCCATCCAAACGATCAGGTCATCTATATGAAAGATGGAAGAGTGATTACCGCAGAGATCATTTCCCAAACAGCATTCAAGATTGTAATCAAACTACCTGACGGCTCCACAAAAGAAATTTCAAAACAAGATGTCAAACGAGTTGCGTTTAAAGAAGCAAAAACTCCGGAACCTAAAGACAAAACTCCCGTTGGACCTCCTACACCTACGCCGGAAGAAATCACAAAACAACAAGAAGAAGATTCCAAAAAACAAGCCGTCCTAGACGAGAAGGCAGAAAAAAGAAAAAAACAGATCGAAGAAGCAAAACGAAACCGTATTGATATTTTCTTAGGAACTGGATCAGGAACCGTCAATTTCCAAGGTGCTAATTTTTATGATAATGTGATCGCGATCGGAAGTAGCTTAGGCCAAGATAGTGGTAAATTTGAATACCCAATAGAACCAAAACCGAAAAGCGGCAAAGCCAAATCTTTCGAAGTTAGATATTCTTGGAATAGATTCGTGGGAGAACTAGGTGCAAGTTCCGTAGCATCTACTGCGACCCAAAATATTATCGGAATAGATGGTCCGACCAGCGGAACATTCCCGAAATTAATCCATGGCAACTATGATGTTTCCATGAAACATGTTTATGGAAACTTTTCCTACTCTGTATATCCACATCCTAAATACGATATCCGTCCTGTGATCGGATACCATCAGTTCTGGACAAAGACGGAGAATTCAAATTCTTTAGCGTTCGGAGCGGGAGTTGCTCCATTATTTACTGATCAATATTTCGGAACCGATCCCACTTCTGTTGCAGAAGGTTTAAAAGGTTTCTCCTATGGGGTACAATACGATATAAAATTCGAAAAATTTGAGATTCGCACAGGATTACATATTCTTCAAATGAAAGGATACGGAACATACGATCGACAACTGAATGCTTACGCACCTGCAAGTGCTCAGACCCAAGCGGAAGACATAGACGTATACAATAAATGGGTCGCAAAGGGAGCGATCATCGATCTGAAATTTTTATATCCTTGGAAATACGGAGTCAGCTTTTGGATGGGTTTAAATAGTCTGAGCTGGACTTATACAATTTCCTCAACCGCATTGAACGTAGGCAATGAGGGTTCAGGAGCAGACCCACAAAATTACGTACTAGGAAAATTACTCTTCGAATCTCTTGTAGGCCCAGGAGCACTCAAAGAAACAAAAGCAACCACAATACAAATTGGTGCAACTTACTCGTACGACTTTAACAAATAA
- the lpxK gene encoding tetraacyldisaccharide 4'-kinase: MISFGKILFFPILFILSQIYKILFFLDRSFKKKRTLPSSVTISIGNFSVGGTGKTPFTLHLAKLLHSNFPNIPIVILSRGYGSSGAGTRKVSENSSPAEIGDEPLLLKKNLPFAEVYVGSNRYDSYLQFRSENKLANDQKVFALLDDGFQHHALNRDLDLVLLDCTKLSKKEFVLPMGLLRESYASVSRANFLVASKFSEEYEDSLSKWIKKYRPSQTLRFRFFPQKLVPLSFGSSEISVKELTGKSVFAFAGLGNPGSFYSSLKDQNPSELKTKSYPDHYSYTKEDLIQISEKAPDKNYIVCTEKDGVKISSLIGTDKNSSNWFYLRLETILENESELIKSIRSFI, encoded by the coding sequence ATGATTTCTTTTGGAAAGATCCTATTTTTTCCGATCTTATTTATACTCAGTCAGATCTATAAGATCTTATTTTTTTTAGACAGAAGTTTTAAGAAAAAAAGAACTCTTCCTTCATCCGTTACAATCAGCATAGGAAATTTCAGTGTAGGAGGAACTGGCAAAACACCTTTCACATTACATCTAGCAAAATTACTCCATTCTAATTTCCCGAATATCCCAATCGTAATTTTAAGCAGAGGTTATGGTTCTTCCGGAGCAGGAACCAGAAAAGTCAGTGAAAATTCTTCTCCCGCAGAAATTGGAGACGAACCTCTTCTTTTAAAAAAGAATCTTCCTTTTGCGGAAGTGTATGTGGGAAGCAATCGATACGATTCTTATCTACAATTCAGATCTGAGAACAAATTAGCGAATGATCAAAAGGTATTTGCATTATTGGATGATGGATTCCAACACCATGCCTTAAACAGAGATTTGGACCTAGTTTTATTGGATTGTACCAAACTTTCTAAAAAAGAATTCGTACTTCCTATGGGTTTATTAAGAGAATCTTATGCTTCAGTATCCAGGGCAAATTTCTTGGTTGCTTCCAAGTTTTCAGAAGAATATGAAGATTCACTTTCTAAATGGATCAAAAAATATAGACCTTCTCAAACTTTAAGATTTAGATTTTTCCCTCAGAAGTTAGTTCCACTTTCCTTCGGATCATCCGAAATTTCTGTAAAAGAATTAACCGGAAAATCTGTATTTGCCTTTGCAGGCTTAGGAAATCCGGGTTCGTTTTATTCTTCTTTAAAAGACCAAAACCCATCCGAGCTAAAAACAAAATCCTATCCAGATCATTATTCTTATACAAAAGAAGATCTAATTCAAATCTCTGAAAAAGCTCCTGACAAAAACTATATCGTATGCACAGAAAAAGACGGAGTGAAGATCTCTTCTCTTATCGGAACTGATAAGAATTCTTCTAATTGGTTTTATCTCAGATTAGAAACCATTCTGGAAAACGAATCCGAGCTAATAAAATCCATCCGTAGCTTCATCTAA